From Ananas comosus cultivar F153 linkage group 8, ASM154086v1, whole genome shotgun sequence, one genomic window encodes:
- the LOC109714488 gene encoding E3 ubiquitin-protein ligase SINAT2-like: protein MATGSNIPLDVPESQPADNNKLSTGSSELNGRQLSRTSSISLIKGSITSTSAVHELLECPVCTNSMYPPIHQCPNGHTLCSNCKLRVHNHCPTCRHELGNIRCLALEKVAESLELPCRYQDSGCSEIFPYYAKLKHELLCRFRPYNCPYAGAECLVTGDIPTLVAHLKNDHKVDMHDGCTFNHRYVKSNPHEVENATWMLTVFNCFGQHFCLHFEAFLLAMSPVYMAFLRFMGEDDEAKNFSYSLEVGGNVRKLIWQGVPRSIRDGHKKVRDSHDGLIIHRNMALFFSGGNRQELKLRVTGRIWKEQ from the exons ATGGCTACTGGTAGCAACATCCCTTTGGATGTTCCTGAGTCTCAGCCTGCAGATAATAATAAGTTATCCACCGGCAGCAGCGAACTCAATGGAAGGCAACTAAGTAGAACTTCATCGATTTCTCTTATTAAAGGCAGCATCACTTCAACAAGTGCTGTTCATGAGCTTCTCGAATGCCCAGTCTGTACAAATTCAATGTATCCTCCCATACACCAG TGTCCGAATGGTCATACTCTCTGCTCAAATTGCAAGCTTAGGGTACACAACCACTGCCCTACTTGCCGTCACGAGCTCGGTAACATCAGATGCTTGGCTCTTGAGAAAGTGGCCGAGTCACTTGAGCTTCCTTGTAGATACCAAGACTCAGGTTGCTCTGAGATATTCCCCTACTATGCCAAGTTAAAACACGAGCTGCTTTGCAGATTCAGGCCGTATAATTGCCCTTATGCGGGGGCAGAGTGCCTTGTCACTGGTGATATTCCAACGCTTGTGGCTCACCTGAAAAATGACCATAAAGTCGACATGCATGACGGATGCACATTTAATCACCGTTACGTGAAGTCCAATCCGCATGAGGTTGAAAATGCTACATGGATGCTCACA GTTTTCAATTGTTTTGGGCAACATTTTTGCCTCCACTTTGAAGCCTTCCTCCTTGCAATGTCTCCGGTCTACATGGCATTCTTAAGGTTCATGGGTGAGGATGATGAGGCGAAGAACTTTAGCTACAGCCTCGAAGTCGGCGGCAATGTCCGGAAATTAATATGGCAGGGTGTGCCGAGAAGCATCAGGGATGGTCACAAGAAGGTGAGGGACAGTCATGATGGGCTCATCATTCATCGCAACATGGCCTTGTTTTTCTCTGGTGGCAATCGGCAAGAGCTTAAGCTAAGAGTGACTGGTCGAATCTGGAAGGAGCAATGA
- the LOC109713940 gene encoding altered inheritance rate of mitochondria protein 25, translating into MRWLEKLLDSSSTNVEIRKGISLLVSSINPKSSHYNFTENYIHHMPSKVFDHRWATTLCPVNIPLSGRESTFLQHHNRSIRSSSGASFTSFRGIANSANGESSITREWLAQLWREELSKNKIRRRKRRTRNQEVVQYVEDSPASFRFLFFKPAEEYMKLERTTEQPPISQYDGDLLSPSSPEEVKLAPLLSRANLVIARDIEWANIMFAFEQESRYVIMDPYFHQSPVGFIREQSNVIFRQLLRARRPFVAYITDALGNEIFRVRRPFWWINSTIYAEVDGKEIGVVHRRWHLWRRIYDLYLGNKQFAVVENPGFWNWTFTLKDEDDNVLAQIDRNWRGIGFELFTDAGQYVIRFGAVGLERKSSLASPIEELEVVRPLTLSERAVAVALAVSLDSDYFSRRGGWGLPILIAGE; encoded by the exons ATGAGGTGGTTAGAGAAATTGTTAGATTCCAGTAGTACAAATGTTGAGATTAGGAAGGGGATCTCTTTGTTGGTTTCATCCATCAATCCGAAAAGTAGTCATTATAATTTCACAGAGAATTACATTCATCATATGCCATCAAAGGTGTTTGATCATAGATGGGCTACTACATTGTGTCCAGTGAATATACCTTTATCAGGGAGAGAATCCACTTTTTTGCAACATCACAATCGAAGCATTCGTAGTTCGTCGGGAGCTTCCTTTACCTCATTTCGCGGAATTGCGAACTCCGCTAATGGAGAGAGCTCTATTACTAGGGAATGGCTCGCGCAGCTTTGGCGCGAAGAATTGAGTAAAAACAAGattagaagaaggaagaggaggacgaggaATCAAGAAGTTGTGCAGTATGTTGAAGATTCTCCGGCTTCGTTCCGGTTCCTGTTCTTTAAACCGGCCGAGGAATATATGAAACTTGAGAGAACTACTGAGCAGCCGCCAATTAGTCAGTACGACGGCGATCTTCTCTCTCCAAGTTCCCCTGAAGAG GTCAAACTGGCGCCTCTTCTTTCGAGAGCCAATCTGGTTATTGCGAGAGACATAGAATGGGCGAATATTATGTTTGCGTTTGAACAG GAAAGTCGATATGTGATAATGGATCCTTACTTCCATCAATCT CCAGTGGGTTTTATTAGGGAGCAAAGTAATGTCATCTTTAGGCAG CTACTTCGTGCACGACGCCCATTTGTTGCATACATAACTGATGCCCTGGGCAATGAAATTTTTAGG GTTCGCAGGCCTTTTTGGTGGATAAACAGCACAATCTATGCCGAGGTAGATGGTAAG GAAATTGGTGTAGTCCATCGACGTTGGCATCTCTGGCGGCGAATCTATGATTTGTACTTGGG GAACAAACAGTTTGCCGTAGTTGAAAACCCCGGTTTTTGGAATTGGACATTTACTTTGAAGGATGAGGATGACAATGTGTTAGCCCAGATTGATCGGAATTGGAGGGGCATCGGTTTTGAG cTCTTCACTGATGCTGGTCAGTATGTGATTCGTTTTGGGGCTGTTGGTTTGGAAAGGAAATCTAGCTTGGCTTCACCT ATCGAAGAATTGGAAGTTGTTCGCCCATTAACTCTCTCTGAGCGAGCTGTGGCTGTTGCTCTTGCCGTGTCTCTCGACAGTGATTATTTCTCCAGGCGTGGTGGATG gGGGCTGCCTATTCTGATTGCTGGCGAGTAA
- the LOC109714700 gene encoding cyclin-dependent kinase E-1, which produces MRREGFGVARVGGGGLGCVGVGDGGRARQQRWLQQYELVGKIGEGTYGLVFLARTKQHRKSSIAIKKFKQSKEGDGVSPTAIREIMLLREISHENVVKLVNVHINHADMSLYLAFDYAEHDLYEIIRHHREKLNLSINPYTVKSLLWQLLNGLNYLHSNWIIHRDLKPSNILVMGEGEEHGVVKIADFGLARIYQAPLKTLYENGVVVTIWYRAPELLLGAKHYTTAVDMWAVGCIFAELLTLKPLFQGVEVKATPNPFQLDQLDKIFKVLGHPTTEKWPTLVHLPHWANDQQHIQGHKYENTGLHTFVHLAPKSPAFDLLSKMLEYDPRKRITAAQALEHEYFRMDPLPGRNALVPSQPGEKIVNYPGRPVDTTTDFEGTTSIQPPQPPSGNAPPGSVSAQSVAASRAVARQMPAMVGGQRIPAASMAAFNAAAQPGMVGLNPANIPMPRGAAAQQQLRRKDPGVMQNPGYPQQKRRF; this is translated from the exons ATGAGGAGGGAGGGTTTCG GCGTGGCGCGGGTGGGGGGAGGGGGTTTGGGCTGCGTCGGCGTGGGAGATGGGGGACGGGCGCGGCAACAGCGGTGGCTGCAGCAGTACGAGCTGGTGGGGAAGATCGGGGAGGGGACGTACGGGCTGGTGTTCCTGGCGCGCACCAAGCAGCACCGCAAGTCCTCCATCGCCATCAAGAAGTTCAAGCAGTCCAAGGAGGGCGACGGCGTCTCCCCCACCGCCATCCGCGAGATCATG CTCCTGAGGGAGATCTCGCACGAGAACGTCGTCAAGCTCGTCAACGTCCACATCAACCACGCCGACATGTCCCTCTACCTCGCCTTCGACTACGCCGAGCACGACCTCTAT GAGATTATAAGACATCACAGGGAGAAGCTCAACCTTAGCATCAATCCTTACACCGTGAAGTCGTTGCTCTGGCAGCTGCTCAACGGGCTCAACTATCTCCACAG CAATTGGATTATTCATCGTGATCTTAAGCCATCTAATATTCTG GTCATGGGCGAGGGAGAGGAGCATGGAGTCGTGAAGATTGCTGATTTCGGACTTGCCAGAATATACCAAGCTCCGCTGAAAACTTTGTATGAAAATGGG GTTGTGGTAACTATCTGGTATCGCGCTCCTGAGCTGCTGCTTGGTGCCAAACATTACACAACTGCAGTGG ATATGTGGGCGGTTGGATGCATTTTTGCCGAGTTGCTTACTTTGAAACCATTGTTCCAAGGGGTGGAAGTCAAAGCTACTCCCAATCCATTTCAA CTTGATCAATTGGACAAGATATTCAAGGTTTTAG GGCACCCAACAACTGAGAAGTGGCCGACCTTGGTTCATCTTCCTCATTGGGCAAATGACCAACAACATATTCAGGGGCATAAATA TGAGAACACTGGTCTCCACACTTTTGTTCATCTGGCTCCGAAGAGTCCTGCATTCGATCTCCTGTCAAAGATGCTTGA ATATGATCCGCGAAAGCGAATAACTGCAGCACAAGCTCTGGAGCATGA GTATTTCCGGATGGATCCACTTCCAGGGCGCAA CGCACTTGTGCCATCCCAGCCAGGAGAAAAAATCGTAAATTATCCTGGCCGTCCGGTTGACACCACTACAGATTTTGAAGGAACGACTAGCATCCAACCTCCTCAACCG CCATCTGGAAATGCTCCTCCTGGCAGTGTATCTGCTCAATCAGTGGCGGCCTCGAGGGCCGTCGCGAGGCAGATGCCAGCTATGGTTGGAGGTCAGAGGATCCCTGCCGCCAGCATGGCCGCTTTTAATGCTGCCGCCCAACCTGGCATGGTGGGTCTAAACCCTGCTAATATTCCCATGCCGAGGGGTGCGGCCGCTCAACAGCAG TTGAGACGAAAAGACCCTGGAGTAATGCAAAACCCAGGATACCCCCAGCAGAAGAGACGGTTTTGA